The proteins below come from a single Nitrosospira sp. Is2 genomic window:
- a CDS encoding DegQ family serine endoprotease, giving the protein MRKASRVVLLQVSFVILLAMVFPAHAGLPFANSKNGVPTLAPLLQEVTPAVVNISVQSRSAIEDNPLFRDPFFRRFFNIPDQAARQEQSAGSGVIVDAASGYVVTNYHVIKDAQQVTVTLKDMRQFVAKLVGSDPGTDIALLKIEAKNLQALRLGDSDLLNVGDFVVAIGNPFGLGQTVTSGIVSALGRSGLDLEGYEDFIQTDASINPGNSGGALINLKGEMVGINTAIIGPSGANVGIGFAVPSAMVKAVLDQIVRFGEVRRGRLGASSEDITHDLARSLGLASTEGAIISTVESKSPAEQAGLKPGDVITAVNGRPVRRSIDLRNKIGMMPIGETVNLTILRNGKTLTTKIKIATPLEVPGTEAETVPQLAGATVANFKTGARGKIEGVIVTQVDANSPAWLHGIRPGDIIFGVNRKKVRSVQEFLSVLQSSDGRIILNLLRGDFKLAIVIR; this is encoded by the coding sequence ATGAGAAAAGCGTCCCGAGTTGTTTTGTTACAGGTCAGCTTTGTTATTTTGCTGGCCATGGTCTTTCCCGCGCACGCGGGTTTACCCTTTGCGAACAGCAAAAACGGTGTGCCGACCCTGGCTCCGCTACTGCAGGAGGTGACACCGGCGGTAGTGAATATTTCGGTGCAGTCGCGTTCGGCCATCGAGGATAACCCTCTATTCCGCGATCCGTTTTTCCGCCGATTTTTCAATATCCCCGATCAAGCCGCCCGACAGGAGCAGAGTGCGGGATCGGGGGTGATTGTCGACGCCGCCAGCGGTTATGTCGTAACCAACTATCATGTTATCAAGGATGCCCAGCAGGTCACGGTCACGCTCAAGGACATGCGTCAGTTCGTGGCAAAGCTGGTGGGAAGCGACCCAGGCACCGATATCGCATTGCTTAAAATCGAGGCAAAAAATTTGCAGGCATTGCGCCTCGGCGATTCGGATCTGCTTAATGTGGGCGATTTCGTGGTCGCGATCGGCAATCCGTTCGGGCTAGGGCAGACCGTTACCTCCGGTATCGTCAGTGCGCTTGGCAGGAGCGGGCTGGATCTTGAGGGTTATGAAGATTTCATACAGACCGATGCGTCCATCAATCCGGGGAATTCTGGGGGCGCGCTGATCAATCTCAAGGGAGAGATGGTCGGTATTAACACGGCTATTATCGGTCCTTCAGGCGCCAACGTTGGTATTGGGTTCGCGGTGCCCAGCGCCATGGTCAAGGCAGTGCTGGATCAGATCGTACGTTTTGGTGAAGTGCGAAGGGGGCGGCTGGGGGCGAGTAGCGAAGATATTACACACGACCTGGCCCGCTCTCTGGGGCTCGCTTCTACCGAAGGCGCGATTATCAGTACCGTTGAGTCCAAATCGCCAGCCGAACAAGCTGGCCTTAAGCCCGGCGACGTGATAACGGCAGTGAATGGGCGCCCGGTTAGACGTTCGATCGATCTGCGCAATAAGATCGGGATGATGCCGATCGGGGAAACAGTGAATCTGACTATCCTGCGGAATGGCAAGACCCTGACTACCAAGATCAAGATCGCGACGCCGCTTGAGGTTCCGGGCACGGAGGCGGAGACGGTACCCCAGCTTGCAGGTGCAACCGTGGCAAACTTCAAGACCGGGGCGCGCGGAAAAATTGAAGGCGTGATCGTCACCCAGGTGGATGCGAATAGCCCGGCCTGGCTCCATGGTATCAGGCCCGGCGACATCATTTTCGGGGTCAATCGCAAAAAAGTACGCTCGGTACAGGAATTCCTCTCGGTCCTCCAGTCAAGCGATGGCCGGATCATCCTCAATCTGCTGCGAGGCGACTTCAAGCTGGCCATCGTCATCCGATAA